The genomic interval CTTCACTATATTGTTTGCTATCAAATTTTTAGCTGCATCCTTGAAATTTGTTGCAACTATAAAACCATCACCACTACCAGCCCTCTCGGAGCGTTTCTCCAATATCCCTTCTAAAGTTAAAAACCTTAGATATTCTTCTAGAGAAACATGCCCTTTAACTGGAGCCATTCTATATATACTTTCTGATTTCCACGAGAAGCTACCAGAGCGATAACCAACTTTTAGAATTCTATAAAGATTAGTACGAACTTGGCTGGAAAGATTTCCAGCAGAGCTTAAGCTATCATCAAAAGCTCTTCTTAGCTCCTCATTAAGACTACATGTGGAATCAAAAAGCAAAGAATTAAGAGTAGCACTAAATTTCGGATCTATGCCTTTAAAGGTTGAGTAATAAAATACAGTGCAATCAGAAGGAAACTCACACTTTTCAAAATTATGAAACTGCTCAAACCATCCTTCATACACTTGAACTTCTCGGAAATCCAATGGGAAAAATTGCCCAAATATAGAAAGGCAATTCAGCTTATTAGACCTAAATAACTGAACAAGTTCATTTGAATAACTACTCTTAGTCTTTCTATTTTGATCTGAAAGAACAAGGTATAAAAGCCCAGAAATAGCTTTTCGAGCCAAAATCGGCTTATTACCGGACTCTTGGCAGTCTTTTATAAGCTTTTGGAGAATATTGCCACCGTGTTTAATATAATCTATCTGAGCAATACCTTTCATTTCAATTAGCTCTTCCAATAATACTGAAGAGCCATCGTAAATCTCAATTAGTAATCTCTTTAAATCTCCATCAAGAACTTCTCTCTCAAAGTTCGACAAAACGAACCTTACTTTTGCCCATAAATCTACAAAGTCATACTTTATCTTAAATGTATCTCGATTCCTATCATAGGAAAGAAGAGGACTTATATAAAATTGCGTGTATTTATCTGATTCAATATTGGAAGTAGGTTCTATTGATGGAAAAAATATTGTGATGTATTCATTCAAGTCTTTTTTTGAAATTTCGCCTTGATGTCTAATGGAAATTTCAACTATTAACTCAAAATAATCATCACAATTAATTTCTAGAGATTGCTTGCCAATCTCTCTTTGCAGGAGTTTATAAATCAAATTGTCTAGTTTTGATTTGGAATAGTAATAGTTGCTTTCCGATATGTCAGGGAGAGCATCTTCATCATACTCATCTCGATCTACTAAATCACATATCAACGAGAGATAGAGGGGGGTATGCAGACTTTGATCAGCGATATCAAAAATTGACAAATACTTCTGAGCATCTTTAACTCTTTGTCTTGAAAGTCTTTTAGCTAGATATTTGTCAACCAGCTCATTACTAAATCCTAGCAGAAAAAATATAGATACAGAATCTTTTTGTATATATCTATCTAGATAGTAATCCCTTGAAGTTATTATAATTGAGCAGCTTTTATAAGCTTCATTGAGTGAAATGGCAGATTTAAGAAAATCATCTAAATCAAATTTCTCTTTTAATATCGACTCTATCTCATCTAGACCATCAATAATTAGCACTAAATTCCCACAACTAATGTTAATTTCAAAGTTGTTGTATTCTAAAGCTTCAGTAGAGTCAATTTCATTAACCTTAACAAATAATCGGTACAGGTCAGTTAAACTTTTCACGGTAAAATCAGCATTTGCATTGCGTAAGTCAGTGGAAGAAATAAGCAAAGCTCTCTTCTTATCAATCCCATTAACTAAACTTACTACCTGTTCACAAAAAGTGGTTTTGCCAACTCCTGCACGCCCTACAACGATATTAACTGGCTCTTGTTTTTCAGGTGAATTGATTATCTGCTCAATATATTGGAGGCTAGGTTTTAATACTATCGGCTGATTATTTTGAAGTTGAAAGAGTTCTTGATCAACAAAATACTGCTCATTCTCTAAATTTAGGTCAAGCAATTTAGCGTATTCTGACAAGCAATACTGCCAAACAAAATCGTCAATATAGAAGAAGTTTGTTATTTCCAATAAGCTATCATTGGCTATTTCCTTGAACTTATCTTGGATGCTAGATATCCTATTTATCTCCCTGCCTGTGTCAGGACTGATAACTCTTGGAGAGCATATCGTTAGGTTAGCTAAATTAAGGGTTAATTCATCAATAAAATGCTGTAGAGTAATGCTTATTGAAATATTCTTTTTGAC from Kovacikia minuta CCNUW1 carries:
- a CDS encoding NACHT domain-containing protein, which produces MDKKKINGTALRSERQLDFSGLIDVVVHEQDENYIIVKPKSVRNKIKNYLQTIRVHGNPASHDINNPNDSSNLADVKFTKFALVQLISWFYKDFITKPIPPRLLQYIGDIESNYIDTEKETSLYEDVRGLDIVKIQYPKQKVVLQAKVNDPQKKISYEFVTVEVTNNLVIGYVFVKKNISISITLQHFIDELTLNLANLTICSPRVISPDTGREINRISSIQDKFKEIANDSLLEITNFFYIDDFVWQYCLSEYAKLLDLNLENEQYFVDQELFQLQNNQPIVLKPSLQYIEQIINSPEKQEPVNIVVGRAGVGKTTFCEQVVSLVNGIDKKRALLISSTDLRNANADFTVKSLTDLYRLFVKVNEIDSTEALEYNNFEINISCGNLVLIIDGLDEIESILKEKFDLDDFLKSAISLNEAYKSCSIIITSRDYYLDRYIQKDSVSIFFLLGFSNELVDKYLAKRLSRQRVKDAQKYLSIFDIADQSLHTPLYLSLICDLVDRDEYDEDALPDISESNYYYSKSKLDNLIYKLLQREIGKQSLEINCDDYFELIVEISIRHQGEISKKDLNEYITIFFPSIEPTSNIESDKYTQFYISPLLSYDRNRDTFKIKYDFVDLWAKVRFVLSNFEREVLDGDLKRLLIEIYDGSSVLLEELIEMKGIAQIDYIKHGGNILQKLIKDCQESGNKPILARKAISGLLYLVLSDQNRKTKSSYSNELVQLFRSNKLNCLSIFGQFFPLDFREVQVYEGWFEQFHNFEKCEFPSDCTVFYYSTFKGIDPKFSATLNSLLFDSTCSLNEELRRAFDDSLSSAGNLSSQVRTNLYRILKVGYRSGSFSWKSESIYRMAPVKGHVSLEEYLRFLTLEGILEKRSERAGSGDGFIVATNFKDAAKNLIANNIVKPELETVIKKILRDFHGL